The following are from one region of the Rosettibacter firmus genome:
- a CDS encoding PorV/PorQ family protein, with the protein MKLKPNFKMNKLLLIALAFIFILCNNTEAQKVTKTGTTAAKFLSIGIGPRANAMGGAYSAVSNDVTSMYWNPSGIANLNETQTIFTYTKMFADLNVNYLGIAIPFGSLGTFGLNVTAFNIGEMDVTTELFPEGTGEKFDAASYAFGLSYARFITQDFTIGINIKYIREDIFNSSAQGFGIDIGTIFNTPFYGIKFASSITNYGTKMKIEGEDLLIRHDPDPQRAGNNATLDAYYKTDEFELPLRLQIGLSREFQFLNNQKLTLAVDAIHPNDNYQWVNVGGELSLFDNLFNIRAGYKGLFLKDNQEGLTLGVGLKYGIELFRVSVDYSYQKYKYLDNIHSFGIIIGF; encoded by the coding sequence ATGAAACTAAAACCGAATTTTAAAATGAATAAATTATTATTGATTGCTCTGGCTTTTATATTCATTCTTTGTAATAATACAGAAGCTCAAAAAGTTACAAAGACTGGAACAACCGCAGCAAAGTTTTTAAGTATAGGAATTGGACCAAGAGCTAATGCTATGGGCGGAGCTTATAGTGCTGTTTCTAATGATGTCACTTCGATGTACTGGAATCCATCTGGTATTGCAAATCTTAATGAGACGCAAACAATTTTTACTTATACAAAAATGTTTGCCGACCTAAATGTTAATTATCTGGGTATTGCAATTCCATTTGGAAGTCTTGGTACTTTTGGCTTAAATGTCACTGCTTTTAATATAGGTGAAATGGATGTAACCACTGAATTATTCCCGGAAGGTACAGGTGAAAAATTTGATGCTGCAAGTTATGCTTTTGGATTATCTTATGCTCGTTTTATTACTCAGGATTTTACAATAGGAATTAATATCAAATACATAAGAGAAGATATTTTTAATTCATCTGCTCAAGGATTTGGTATTGATATAGGAACAATATTCAATACACCTTTCTATGGAATTAAATTCGCAAGTAGTATTACAAACTACGGAACAAAAATGAAAATTGAAGGCGAAGATTTGTTAATCAGGCATGATCCAGATCCACAACGAGCAGGTAACAACGCAACTCTTGATGCATATTATAAAACTGATGAATTTGAATTACCACTTCGTTTGCAGATAGGATTATCTCGAGAGTTTCAGTTTCTAAATAATCAAAAGTTAACTCTTGCTGTAGATGCTATTCATCCTAACGATAATTATCAATGGGTTAATGTTGGTGGTGAATTATCATTGTTTGATAATTTATTTAATATACGTGCAGGTTACAAAGGTTTATTTCTGAAAGATAATCAAGAAGGTTTAACTTTAGGTGTTGGATTAAAATATGGAATAGAGTTATTTAGAGTTTCAGTTGATTACTCATATCAAAAATATAAGTATCTAGATAATATTCATAGTTTCGGAATTATTATTGGATTCTAA
- a CDS encoding alpha-amylase family glycosyl hydrolase, protein MKTKIIIALIFVFELLYAQTKFTTIPEYPVETDSIVITFDVTYATHQNKIAGYTGDVYAHTGVTLKYQNGSISSWQNVIGTWGNNSVQPKLIRLGNNLYRITINNPRKFYNVTDPSFKIVQLCFVLRSSDGSKQTEDIFIPLYEKGVTVKLLNPEIEILFKEPLRSPYFIEKFDSVIISAKSITIGTKTREMKLEINNYNVLSTQQDSISFLFDSRNYPNSINHIKIFAVDTSGLVDSVYFVIMRNPEVKNLVMPQGLEHGINRVNSDVYLVLFAPYKKFVYVIGDFNDWKVDTNYFMNRYEIRPDSVLYWIKLNNLNENTEYAFQYLIDGSLRIPDPYSEKILDPWNDSSIPSNVYPFLKTYPYGKTENIVSVFKPKKDVYNWKVEKFNKPKKEDLIIYELLVRDFTSTHTFQTLIDTISYFKKLGINAIELMPVMEFEGNSSWGYNSMMHFAVDKYYGPSNKLKELIDSCHSNGIAVILDVVLNHVYGLNPLVRMYWDTLNARPAANNPWFNQVSPNPVYSWGYDFNHESKNTKYYVDRVTSYWLKEFKADGFRFDFTKGFTNTRGEGSQYDLSRIRILKRIADKVWSVDSNAYVILEHFTDDTEEKELTDYGMMVWGNLNYQYSQAAMGWNDRGKSEFKRISYREHLFDKPHLVGYMESHDEERLMYKNIKWGNALGSYDIKKTNIALSRMKLVNAFFLTIPGPKMIWQFGELGYDYSIDYNGRLGEKPIRWDYYTNQNFSERQKLFKFISELISLRKKYKVFNTTNFSLNTYPVVKRIDLYDSTMNVSIIGNFDVISRTNEFTFQNDGYWYEYFTNDSIKVENKKVSIELKPGEFRIYTSKKIPSPVNGKDLITSIDNNSTNINKDFSLSQNYPNPFNPTTFINYQIPSTSNVILKVYDILGREVTTLVNEVQQAGRYEIKFNASDLPSGVYFYRIQAGNFSDTKKMILLK, encoded by the coding sequence ATGAAAACTAAAATTATTATTGCCCTTATTTTTGTTTTTGAATTACTCTATGCTCAAACAAAATTTACAACAATACCAGAATATCCCGTTGAAACTGATAGTATAGTAATAACATTTGATGTTACTTACGCAACTCATCAAAATAAAATTGCTGGATATACTGGTGATGTGTATGCTCATACAGGTGTAACATTAAAATATCAGAATGGCTCGATCTCAAGCTGGCAAAATGTAATTGGTACATGGGGCAATAATTCAGTTCAACCAAAATTAATTAGATTGGGTAATAATTTATATAGAATAACTATTAATAATCCGAGAAAGTTTTATAATGTAACAGATCCATCCTTTAAAATTGTTCAACTTTGCTTTGTGTTAAGAAGTAGTGATGGTTCTAAACAAACAGAAGATATTTTTATTCCTCTTTATGAAAAAGGTGTTACTGTAAAATTATTAAATCCAGAAATTGAAATACTTTTTAAAGAACCATTAAGATCGCCGTACTTTATTGAAAAGTTTGATTCGGTAATAATATCTGCAAAATCAATAACCATTGGTACAAAAACCAGAGAAATGAAACTGGAAATTAATAATTACAATGTTTTATCAACTCAACAAGATTCAATTTCATTTTTATTTGATTCCAGAAATTATCCGAATTCTATAAATCATATAAAAATTTTTGCAGTTGATACTTCGGGACTTGTGGACTCTGTTTATTTTGTAATAATGCGAAATCCAGAAGTAAAAAATTTAGTAATGCCGCAAGGTTTAGAACATGGAATTAATCGTGTTAACTCAGATGTTTATCTTGTTCTTTTTGCTCCATATAAAAAGTTTGTTTATGTGATTGGAGATTTCAACGATTGGAAAGTTGATACTAATTACTTTATGAATCGTTATGAAATTCGTCCTGATAGTGTTCTATATTGGATTAAATTAAATAACCTGAATGAGAATACTGAATATGCATTTCAATATTTGATAGATGGAAGTCTGAGAATTCCAGATCCATATTCAGAAAAAATTCTCGATCCATGGAACGACTCCTCAATTCCTTCAAATGTTTATCCATTTCTAAAAACATACCCTTATGGAAAAACAGAAAATATTGTAAGTGTTTTTAAGCCAAAGAAAGATGTGTATAACTGGAAAGTTGAAAAATTTAATAAGCCAAAAAAAGAAGATTTAATTATATATGAGTTGCTTGTAAGAGATTTTACAAGTACACATACTTTTCAAACATTAATCGATACTATAAGTTATTTTAAGAAACTTGGAATTAATGCAATTGAACTTATGCCAGTTATGGAATTTGAAGGCAACTCGAGCTGGGGTTATAATTCAATGATGCATTTTGCAGTGGATAAATATTATGGTCCTTCAAATAAATTAAAAGAATTAATTGATAGCTGCCATTCAAATGGGATCGCAGTAATTCTTGATGTTGTTCTCAATCATGTTTATGGACTTAATCCACTTGTTAGAATGTACTGGGATACATTAAATGCAAGACCAGCAGCAAATAATCCATGGTTTAATCAGGTTTCACCAAATCCAGTTTATTCATGGGGATATGATTTTAATCATGAAAGTAAAAACACCAAATATTATGTTGATCGTGTTACATCATACTGGTTGAAAGAATTTAAAGCAGATGGATTTCGTTTCGATTTTACTAAAGGATTTACAAATACTCGTGGCGAAGGAAGTCAATATGATCTTTCAAGGATTAGAATATTAAAAAGAATTGCAGATAAAGTGTGGTCAGTCGATTCTAATGCTTATGTAATTTTAGAACATTTTACTGATGATACAGAAGAAAAAGAGTTGACCGATTATGGTATGATGGTATGGGGAAATTTAAATTATCAGTATTCACAAGCAGCAATGGGATGGAATGATAGGGGTAAATCTGAATTCAAAAGAATTTCTTACAGAGAACATTTATTTGATAAACCCCATCTTGTAGGTTATATGGAAAGTCATGACGAAGAAAGATTGATGTATAAAAATATTAAATGGGGAAATGCTCTAGGTTCTTACGATATTAAGAAAACTAATATCGCATTGAGTAGAATGAAATTGGTCAATGCATTCTTTTTAACAATACCTGGTCCTAAAATGATATGGCAATTTGGTGAGTTAGGTTATGATTATTCAATTGATTACAATGGTAGACTTGGTGAAAAACCAATTCGCTGGGATTACTATACAAACCAAAATTTTTCTGAAAGACAAAAACTTTTCAAGTTCATCTCTGAGTTAATATCATTGAGAAAAAAATATAAAGTATTTAATACAACAAATTTTTCATTAAACACTTATCCTGTAGTAAAAAGAATAGATTTATATGATAGCACAATGAATGTAAGTATTATTGGCAACTTTGATGTAATTTCAAGAACAAATGAATTTACTTTTCAAAACGATGGTTATTGGTATGAGTATTTTACTAACGATAGCATTAAAGTAGAAAATAAAAAGGTATCAATTGAATTAAAACCGGGAGAATTTAGAATCTATACTTCAAAGAAAATTCCTTCTCCGGTAAATGGGAAAGATTTAATTACTTCAATAGATAATAATTCAACCAATATTAACAAAGATTTTTCTTTATCTCAAAATTATCCCAATCCATTTAATCCCACCACATTTATCAATTATCAAATTCCTTCAACAAGTAATGTGATATTAAAAGTGTATGATATACTTGGAAGAGAAGTAACAACACTTGTAAATGAAGTACAACAAGCAGGTAGATATGAAATAAAATTTAATGCTTCAGATTTACCAAGTGGAGTTTACTTCTATAGAATTCAAGCAGGAAATTTTTCTGACACAAAGAAGATGATTCTACTCAAATAA
- a CDS encoding T9SS type A sorting domain-containing protein yields the protein MKKIIPFFLMLFFTTFAIYAQNFNVTFKVNMSVEIAKGKFDPAQNQVSVRGSFNGWGETPMSDADGDKIYEVTTQVPAGELKYKFFHNGAKATNGGWESISDRVVPNVNSDLVLDVVYYDNIPMPSGNPANVTFKADMRLPIKQGELVVGSGKVFVAGNFNSWSVSQDELTDDDNDSVYTKTVQINSGQMIYYKFLFTNKSGGTTWEGDPNREAWIDDGDNTIERYFNDVNPNVTLADGNITFNVDMSVLEELGIYDPAVDKVQVRGGFNGWSDSDPTRSVMNQDPLVPTNWFLQVPFVKTEVNSKQEFKYYVALGHTDELWTDGWERPLSMGGGNRVANFAGQDNQVLDMVYYDDVYPQFVVPAGQSISVKFRVDMTDAMDPNKMGDPMQLGDKVYWISEQPVFSRLMQWVDSDDQTYFELTDPDGDKIYEGTLTVNGPGINAFEYRYAFQRARDGSFYRETAGFGKNAYRVRFCEMTGPRQFVQPYTAPLDKWTDKEDKSDQVEQWPKGLPTDVREIQSGIPANFALEQNYPNPFNPTTKIRFTIPSKDFVTLKVFNTLGEEVAQLINKEMNAGSYEVDFIAQGLSSGVYFYTLKTSNFTKTLKMLLLK from the coding sequence ATGAAAAAAATCATTCCTTTTTTTCTAATGCTATTTTTTACAACCTTTGCAATTTATGCTCAGAACTTTAATGTAACATTTAAAGTAAATATGAGTGTAGAAATTGCAAAAGGAAAGTTTGACCCTGCTCAAAATCAAGTTTCTGTAAGAGGAAGCTTTAATGGCTGGGGTGAAACTCCAATGTCTGATGCAGATGGCGATAAAATTTATGAAGTAACAACACAAGTTCCTGCTGGAGAACTTAAATACAAGTTCTTCCATAATGGTGCAAAAGCTACAAATGGTGGCTGGGAAAGTATTAGTGATAGAGTTGTACCAAATGTAAATTCTGATTTGGTTCTTGATGTTGTTTATTACGATAATATTCCAATGCCATCTGGTAATCCTGCAAATGTTACATTCAAAGCTGATATGCGTCTTCCAATTAAACAGGGTGAACTGGTAGTTGGCTCTGGAAAAGTTTTTGTTGCTGGTAATTTTAATAGCTGGAGTGTTTCTCAAGATGAATTAACAGATGACGATAATGATTCTGTTTATACTAAAACAGTTCAGATTAATTCAGGTCAAATGATTTATTATAAATTCTTATTTACAAATAAATCTGGTGGAACTACATGGGAAGGAGATCCAAATCGTGAAGCATGGATTGATGATGGTGACAATACAATTGAAAGATATTTTAATGATGTTAATCCAAATGTTACACTTGCTGATGGCAATATTACTTTTAACGTAGATATGAGTGTTCTTGAAGAACTTGGAATTTATGATCCTGCAGTAGATAAAGTACAGGTTCGTGGTGGATTTAATGGATGGAGTGATAGCGATCCAACACGTTCGGTAATGAATCAGGATCCTTTAGTTCCAACTAATTGGTTTTTACAGGTTCCTTTTGTTAAAACTGAGGTTAATTCAAAACAAGAATTTAAGTACTATGTTGCTTTAGGTCATACAGATGAATTGTGGACAGATGGCTGGGAAAGACCATTGTCTATGGGTGGAGGAAATAGAGTAGCTAACTTTGCAGGTCAGGATAATCAGGTGCTGGATATGGTTTATTATGATGATGTTTATCCACAATTTGTTGTTCCAGCAGGTCAATCTATTTCTGTTAAATTCCGTGTTGATATGACTGATGCAATGGATCCAAATAAAATGGGCGACCCAATGCAATTAGGCGATAAAGTTTACTGGATAAGTGAACAACCTGTATTCTCAAGATTAATGCAATGGGTTGATAGTGATGACCAGACATACTTTGAATTAACAGATCCGGATGGAGATAAAATCTACGAAGGAACTCTTACAGTTAATGGTCCCGGAATAAATGCATTTGAATATCGTTATGCATTTCAAAGAGCTCGTGATGGTTCATTTTACCGTGAAACTGCTGGATTCGGAAAGAATGCTTACAGAGTACGTTTCTGTGAAATGACAGGTCCCCGTCAGTTTGTTCAACCTTATACAGCACCACTTGATAAGTGGACAGATAAAGAAGATAAATCTGATCAAGTAGAACAATGGCCAAAAGGATTACCTACTGATGTAAGAGAAATTCAATCTGGTATTCCAGCAAATTTTGCTCTCGAACAAAATTATCCTAATCCATTTAACCCAACAACAAAAATTAGATTTACAATTCCTTCAAAAGATTTTGTTACTCTTAAAGTATTCAATACACTTGGAGAAGAAGTTGCACAATTAATTAACAAAGAAATGAATGCTGGCTCTTACGAAGTTGATTTCATAGCTCAAGGTTTGAGCAGTGGTGTTTATTTCTATACTTTGAAAACATCAAACTTCACTAAAACATTGAAAATGTTATTACTCAAATAA